A stretch of Myxococcus hansupus DNA encodes these proteins:
- the spoVG gene encoding septation regulator SpoVG, whose product MNITDVRVFPVEEDKLKAYVTITLDHCFVIRDLKVIHGSTGLFIAMPAKKRKDGTYKDIAHPLNADTRSQMERVILMEYERHLHQAQAGMLVAAPADLD is encoded by the coding sequence ATGAACATCACCGACGTCCGGGTGTTTCCGGTCGAAGAGGACAAGCTCAAGGCGTACGTCACCATCACCTTGGACCACTGCTTCGTCATTCGCGATTTGAAGGTCATTCACGGCTCGACCGGGCTCTTCATCGCGATGCCAGCCAAGAAGCGGAAGGATGGGACGTACAAGGACATTGCCCACCCGCTCAACGCGGACACGCGCAGTCAAATGGAGCGCGTCATCTTGATGGAGTACGAGCGACACCTTCATCAGGCGCAAGCCGGGATGCTT
- a CDS encoding DUF5658 family protein: MGVAATFEQLWGGSRTSFYLSPASVALLTLNLLDGLFTLFFLQLGVAEELNPIMRVAYEQSPLFFMFSKLVIVNAGLWLLCIHRNLTASRVAIRLGAAVYAVIVVYHLAFMTHLVMHWPQMLT; encoded by the coding sequence ATGGGCGTGGCGGCGACTTTCGAGCAACTGTGGGGCGGCAGCAGGACTTCCTTCTACCTGTCACCGGCGTCCGTGGCGCTGCTGACGCTGAATCTGCTGGACGGGCTCTTCACCCTCTTCTTCCTCCAGCTTGGAGTCGCGGAGGAGCTGAACCCCATCATGCGGGTGGCCTACGAGCAGTCCCCGCTCTTCTTCATGTTCTCCAAGCTCGTCATCGTGAACGCCGGCTTGTGGCTGCTGTGCATCCACCGGAATCTGACCGCCAGCCGCGTCGCCATCCGGTTGGGGGCCGCGGTGTACGCCGTCATTGTCGTGTACCACCTCGCGTTCATGACCCATCTGGTCATGCACTGGCCGCAAATGCTGACCTAG
- a CDS encoding thymidine kinase translates to MHQFPKDIGWIEVICGSMFSGKTEELIRRIQRAVYGKQKVQVFKPRIDNRYDDSAVVSHSQQKVLSTAIERAEEIFYRLAPDTQVVGIDEVQFFGSEVVAVVEALANKGLRVICAGLDQDYQGRPFEPMPQLMAVSEYVTKELAICVVCGNPANRSQRIVSSGERVVVGAAGAYEPRCRKCHVAEPAEGTPPQTLELFD, encoded by the coding sequence TTGCATCAATTCCCCAAAGATATCGGGTGGATAGAGGTCATCTGCGGCTCCATGTTCTCCGGCAAGACGGAGGAGCTGATCCGCAGGATCCAACGCGCCGTCTACGGCAAGCAGAAGGTCCAGGTCTTCAAGCCGCGCATCGACAACCGCTACGACGACTCCGCGGTGGTGAGCCACTCGCAGCAGAAGGTGCTGTCCACGGCCATCGAACGGGCTGAAGAGATTTTTTACAGGCTTGCACCGGACACGCAGGTGGTGGGCATCGACGAGGTGCAGTTCTTCGGTTCAGAAGTCGTCGCCGTGGTGGAGGCGCTGGCCAACAAGGGCCTGCGCGTCATCTGCGCGGGGCTGGACCAGGACTACCAGGGGCGGCCCTTCGAGCCGATGCCCCAGTTGATGGCGGTGTCGGAGTACGTGACGAAGGAGCTGGCCATCTGCGTGGTGTGTGGGAATCCGGCCAATCGCTCCCAGCGCATCGTGTCCAGTGGCGAGCGGGTGGTGGTGGGCGCCGCGGGCGCGTACGAGCCGCGCTGCCGCAAGTGTCACGTGGCGGAACCGGCGGAGGGCACGCCGCCGCAGACGCTGGAGCTGTTCGACTGA
- a CDS encoding uracil phosphoribosyltransferase — protein sequence MRDTLYSNVPFKLNEMTHHYGPHVHLVGNPFLLTQLATLCSKGVIQPQINRLVETLYVDLVKTVLNAEFPRKNVSLPTRMIDSTPQGLYQGEVIDPQVRVVTVNIARAGTLPSQVTYDLMNATLDPTVVRQDHIIMSRMIDAAEAVVGSEIGGAKIGGDVDDAFVLFPDPMGATGGSLSTAISLYKKKVPGTPRRIITLNLIVTPEYLRKMTTDHPDVIIYALRLDRGLSPPEVFGTEPGALWEKERGLDDRQYIVPGGGGFGEIMNNAYV from the coding sequence ATGCGCGACACCCTGTACTCGAACGTTCCCTTCAAGCTGAACGAGATGACCCACCACTATGGGCCTCACGTCCACCTGGTGGGAAATCCCTTTCTCCTGACGCAGCTCGCGACGCTGTGTTCGAAGGGCGTCATCCAGCCGCAGATCAACCGGCTGGTGGAGACGCTGTACGTCGACCTGGTGAAGACGGTGCTCAACGCGGAGTTCCCGCGCAAGAATGTGAGCCTGCCCACCCGGATGATCGACTCCACGCCGCAGGGGCTCTACCAGGGCGAGGTCATCGACCCGCAGGTGCGCGTGGTGACGGTGAACATCGCCCGTGCGGGCACGCTGCCGTCGCAGGTGACGTACGACCTGATGAACGCCACGCTGGACCCCACGGTGGTGCGGCAGGACCACATCATCATGAGCCGGATGATTGACGCCGCCGAGGCGGTGGTGGGCTCGGAGATTGGCGGCGCCAAGATTGGCGGCGACGTGGATGACGCCTTCGTGCTCTTCCCCGACCCCATGGGGGCCACGGGCGGCAGCCTGTCCACGGCGATTTCGCTCTACAAGAAGAAGGTGCCGGGCACGCCCCGGCGCATCATCACCTTGAACCTCATCGTCACGCCGGAGTACCTGCGGAAGATGACCACGGACCATCCGGACGTCATCATCTACGCGCTCCGGTTGGACCGGGGCCTGTCCCCGCCGGAGGTGTTCGGCACCGAGCCAGGCGCGCTCTGGGAGAAGGAGCGGGGCCTGGATGACCGGCAGTACATCGTCCCCGGAGGCGGCGGCTTCGGGGAGATCATGAACAACGCGTACGTGTAA
- the hpt gene encoding hypoxanthine phosphoribosyltransferase has protein sequence MAFYEQEVGVLIPEDKLQARVRELAAEITRDYAGKDLTLICVLKGSAFFAIDLAKYIDLPVKLEFLGVSSYHGGTESTGEVRITTDVSKPMAGKHLLVIEDIIDTGLTMQFLLENLRARHPASLKVCSLLEKPARARTKVDIDYKGFVIEDLFVVGYGLDFDEIYRNIPFIGVMKNK, from the coding sequence TTGGCGTTCTACGAGCAGGAAGTCGGAGTCCTGATTCCCGAGGACAAGTTGCAGGCGCGCGTGCGCGAGCTCGCGGCGGAGATTACCCGTGACTACGCGGGCAAGGACCTGACGCTCATCTGCGTGCTGAAGGGTTCGGCGTTCTTCGCCATCGACCTGGCGAAGTACATCGACCTGCCGGTGAAGCTCGAGTTCCTCGGCGTGTCCAGCTACCACGGTGGCACCGAGTCCACGGGCGAGGTGCGCATCACCACCGATGTCAGCAAGCCCATGGCCGGCAAGCACCTGCTCGTCATCGAGGACATCATCGACACCGGGCTCACCATGCAGTTCCTGCTGGAGAACCTGCGCGCCCGGCACCCCGCGTCGCTGAAGGTGTGCTCGCTCCTGGAGAAGCCCGCGCGCGCCCGGACGAAGGTGGACATCGACTACAAGGGCTTCGTCATCGAAGACCTCTTCGTCGTCGGCTACGGGCTCGACTTCGATGAGATCTACCGGAACATCCCGTTCATCGGCGTGATGAAGAACAAGTAG
- the aqpZ gene encoding aquaporin Z, whose protein sequence is MDASRDRAALARAGNHGNTEAVRKYVAEFIGTFVLVLGGVGAAVLAGDHIGFQGVALAFGLSLLAMVYVIGPISGCHVNPAVTLGLLLSGKMEGKDAVGYVAAQCLGAILGAGVVLLIARGMPGGYSVAAQGLATNGYGAASPDGFGMGAAFLTEVVLTFLLVLTVLGSTDARAPVGFAGLAIGLVLALIHLVGIPVTNTSVNPARSLGPALFAGAVPLSQLWLFIVAPLLGGATAAAVYRTVFRPSVPISAEEAERALRREREARIADERAGTRAPV, encoded by the coding sequence ATGGATGCATCCAGGGACAGGGCCGCGCTGGCCAGGGCGGGCAACCACGGCAACACCGAGGCCGTCCGGAAGTACGTTGCGGAGTTCATCGGGACGTTCGTCCTGGTGCTGGGCGGCGTCGGAGCGGCCGTGCTGGCGGGGGACCACATCGGCTTCCAGGGTGTGGCGCTTGCCTTTGGCTTGTCACTGCTGGCCATGGTGTACGTGATTGGCCCCATCTCCGGCTGTCACGTGAATCCGGCGGTGACGCTGGGCTTGCTGCTCTCGGGGAAGATGGAGGGCAAGGACGCGGTCGGTTACGTGGCGGCGCAGTGCCTGGGGGCCATCCTGGGCGCGGGCGTGGTGCTGCTCATCGCGCGGGGGATGCCCGGTGGGTACTCGGTGGCGGCGCAGGGACTCGCGACCAACGGCTATGGCGCCGCCTCGCCGGATGGCTTTGGCATGGGGGCGGCCTTCCTCACCGAGGTGGTGCTCACCTTCCTGCTCGTCCTCACGGTGCTGGGCTCGACGGATGCGCGCGCGCCGGTGGGCTTCGCGGGGTTGGCCATTGGTCTGGTGCTGGCGCTCATCCACCTGGTGGGCATTCCGGTGACGAACACGTCCGTGAATCCGGCGCGCAGCCTGGGGCCGGCGCTTTTCGCGGGGGCGGTGCCGCTGAGCCAGTTGTGGCTGTTCATCGTGGCGCCGCTGCTCGGTGGAGCCACGGCGGCGGCGGTGTACCGCACGGTGTTCCGGCCGTCCGTGCCCATCAGCGCGGAGGAGGCGGAGCGGGCGCTGCGGCGCGAGCGTGAGGCGCGAATCGCTGACGAGCGCGCCGGGACGCGGGCGCCGGTCTGA
- a CDS encoding LysE family translocator, producing the protein MLFDLTRLTAYFVAVLALILTPGPDTMLVLARSLGQGRKAGIVSALGICAGCQFHIAAAALGLSALLATSALAFSVVKWVGAAYLVWMGVQMLRAPDTGPEVVKALPPKGLLRIFRDGVVTNVLNPKVAVFFLSFLPQFVVAAEGSTGLQFLGLGLMFSVTGTLWLMVLAATAGTFGGWMRRNPRVEAWQKRVTGGVFVALGARLALQRQD; encoded by the coding sequence ATGCTCTTTGACCTGACGCGCCTCACGGCCTACTTCGTGGCGGTGCTCGCGCTCATCCTGACGCCGGGGCCGGACACGATGCTCGTGCTGGCCCGGAGCCTGGGGCAGGGGCGCAAGGCGGGCATCGTCTCCGCGCTGGGGATTTGCGCCGGGTGCCAGTTCCACATCGCGGCGGCGGCGCTCGGGCTGTCCGCGCTGTTGGCGACGTCCGCCCTGGCCTTCTCCGTGGTGAAGTGGGTGGGCGCGGCCTATCTGGTGTGGATGGGCGTGCAGATGCTGCGCGCGCCGGACACCGGGCCCGAGGTGGTGAAGGCGCTCCCCCCCAAGGGCCTGTTGCGCATCTTCCGGGACGGTGTCGTCACCAACGTGCTGAACCCGAAGGTGGCCGTGTTCTTCCTGTCCTTCCTGCCGCAGTTCGTGGTCGCCGCCGAGGGCTCGACGGGGCTCCAGTTCCTGGGGCTCGGGTTGATGTTCTCCGTCACGGGGACGCTGTGGCTGATGGTGCTGGCGGCCACTGCGGGGACGTTCGGCGGTTGGATGCGGCGCAATCCCCGCGTGGAGGCCTGGCAGAAGCGCGTTACCGGAGGCGTCTTCGTGGCGCTGGGGGCGCGGCTGGCGTTGCAGCGCCAGGATTAG